From bacterium, one genomic window encodes:
- a CDS encoding peptide deformylase — MAVREILLLGNPLLLQSCDEVHRDELESLGPAIQDLHDTLFDFRRRYNAGRAIAAPQIGVMKRLVYMHISEPRVFFNPVLDQLSSETFELWDDCMSFPDLFVRVRRHRSCRVTYRDRNWTERQEDINDDLSELLQHEIDHLNGILAVSRAIDGASFALRGQLQKRLQ, encoded by the coding sequence ATGGCTGTCCGCGAAATACTCTTGCTTGGCAATCCGCTTTTGCTCCAATCGTGTGATGAGGTTCACCGCGACGAACTCGAATCGTTGGGTCCGGCCATCCAGGATCTTCACGACACGTTGTTTGATTTTCGCCGTCGCTATAATGCCGGTCGCGCCATAGCTGCGCCGCAAATCGGAGTCATGAAACGACTCGTATATATGCACATCTCCGAACCAAGAGTATTTTTCAATCCAGTTCTTGATCAACTGAGTTCGGAGACTTTCGAGCTTTGGGACGATTGTATGTCGTTTCCTGATCTGTTTGTGAGAGTTCGTCGCCACCGTAGCTGTCGAGTGACATACCGCGACCGCAATTGGACAGAGCGGCAAGAAGACATCAATGATGACCTTTCCGAGCTCTTACAGCACGAAATAGACCATCTTAATGGCATACTTGCCGTCTCTCGGGCAATCGATGGCGCTTCATTCGCTCTGCGCGGTCAACTCCAGAAACGCCTCCAATAA
- a CDS encoding sorbosone dehydrogenase family protein: MTISTHEFRRSLVALILVSLLTTSLACSQNTNSPTGDLASIKLPPGFKISIYADGVEGARSFAQGSEGILFVSTREDKVYALRDTNRDFRADEKFTIASGLFMPNGVAFRNGSLYVAEVNRVLRFDNIESNLANPPEPVVVTSAFPSDTWHGWKFIRFGPDGKLYIPVGAPCNVCEREDQRYATIMRMNIDGSGLEVFARGIRNTVGFDWHPLTKELWFTDNGRDMLGDDIPPDELNHAPQQGMHFGFPYCHAGTILDPEEGEGKNCLMYIPPVQRLGPHVASLGMRFYTGSMFPSEYKNRIFIAEHGSWNRSKPIGYRVMTVRLEGNKSVGYEVFAEGWLTSSGPTGRPVDIEQLADGSLLISDDHGDKIYRITYSK, encoded by the coding sequence ATGACAATATCTACTCATGAGTTTCGCAGGAGCTTAGTCGCTCTTATCTTAGTTTCTTTGCTCACAACTTCACTGGCTTGTTCACAAAACACGAACAGCCCGACAGGCGACCTCGCAAGTATTAAGCTCCCGCCCGGATTCAAGATTAGCATCTATGCCGATGGAGTGGAAGGTGCGCGTTCGTTTGCACAGGGAAGCGAAGGAATTCTCTTTGTCTCGACACGAGAAGACAAAGTCTATGCTCTCCGCGATACCAACCGCGACTTTCGCGCCGACGAAAAATTCACAATTGCCTCAGGGCTGTTTATGCCAAACGGAGTGGCGTTTCGCAATGGCTCGCTCTATGTCGCAGAGGTTAACCGTGTCTTGCGCTTTGATAATATTGAATCGAATCTCGCCAATCCTCCAGAGCCGGTAGTTGTCACAAGCGCATTTCCTTCCGATACCTGGCACGGTTGGAAATTCATTCGCTTCGGTCCGGACGGAAAACTCTACATCCCGGTCGGTGCTCCTTGCAACGTGTGCGAACGCGAGGACCAGCGCTACGCTACCATTATGCGCATGAACATCGATGGCAGCGGCCTTGAGGTATTCGCGCGCGGCATCCGCAACACCGTTGGTTTCGATTGGCATCCGCTGACCAAGGAACTCTGGTTCACGGACAATGGCCGGGATATGCTCGGCGACGACATTCCACCAGATGAGCTAAATCATGCCCCGCAACAAGGAATGCACTTTGGCTTCCCGTACTGCCACGCCGGCACGATTCTGGATCCCGAAGAGGGAGAGGGCAAGAACTGCTTGATGTATATCCCGCCTGTCCAGCGATTGGGACCTCATGTTGCGTCTTTGGGAATGCGCTTCTACACAGGGTCAATGTTTCCCTCCGAATACAAGAATCGAATTTTCATTGCCGAACACGGTTCATGGAATCGCAGCAAGCCGATCGGTTACCGAGTCATGACAGTTCGGCTTGAAGGCAACAAATCGGTCGGCTACGAAGTCTTTGCCGAAGGGTGGCTGACGTCTTCCGGTCCAACCGGTCGCCCGGTGGATATCGAACAACTTGCCGATGGTTCGTTGTTGATATCCGATGATCACGGCGATAAGATTTACCGGATCACCTATTCCAAGTAA
- a CDS encoding inositol-phosphate phosphatase: MSEFLKTALLAASCADEISMKYFRNDVAVEIKPDQSPVTVADRETERVIIATIKADFPDHGFLGEETGKSSNSSDYVWIIDPIDGTKNFIRNIPLFGTQIALMHKDKLIVGVSSMPAIGELLYAANGEAFLNGKSVRVSDISELAQSAISFAGLNRWPEYIPQANLFNLFSSIDRVRAFGDCYPFHLVATGRLEAVVQSMIHIWDIAALVAIIEAAGGKCTDFSGDQIGIDSTNLLASNGEIHYQILDYLKP, from the coding sequence ATGAGTGAATTTCTCAAGACTGCACTCCTTGCTGCTAGCTGTGCAGACGAGATTTCAATGAAGTACTTCCGCAACGATGTCGCCGTTGAAATCAAGCCTGATCAATCACCGGTCACTGTTGCCGACCGTGAAACCGAACGGGTGATTATCGCGACAATCAAAGCCGACTTTCCCGATCATGGGTTTCTTGGCGAAGAAACTGGCAAGTCGTCGAATTCAAGCGACTATGTCTGGATAATCGACCCAATTGACGGTACCAAGAACTTCATCCGAAACATCCCGCTGTTCGGGACTCAGATCGCCCTGATGCACAAGGACAAGTTGATTGTCGGCGTTTCAAGTATGCCGGCAATAGGCGAGTTGCTTTATGCTGCGAATGGAGAGGCATTCTTAAACGGCAAGTCTGTTCGAGTGAGTGATATCTCAGAGCTGGCTCAATCGGCCATTTCCTTTGCGGGCCTCAATCGCTGGCCGGAGTACATTCCACAGGCAAACTTGTTCAATCTCTTTAGTTCAATCGATCGCGTCCGTGCCTTTGGTGATTGCTATCCGTTCCATTTGGTTGCCACCGGCCGGCTTGAAGCAGTTGTGCAATCCATGATCCACATTTGGGACATAGCCGCCCTGGTTGCGATAATTGAAGCGGCAGGTGGCAAATGCACCGACTTCTCAGGAGACCAAATCGGAATTGACAGCACCAATCTCCTTGCAAGCAATGGAGAGATTCACTATCAAATACTCGACTACCTCAAACCTTGA
- a CDS encoding NAD(P)/FAD-dependent oxidoreductase, producing the protein MKDSFPNIAIIGAGAAGYFAAITAAESFRRARVVLIESSRQPLYKVGISGGGRCNVTNNNFEIEQLLKGYPRGNKELIGPFHKFATRDTVNWFANRGVKLKAEPDGRMFPVTDSSATIIECLQNAATEVGVNLWLHARVDSVSPRGDSGFLVAIKDGETHEFERVLIATGSSPSGYKIAQSLGHTIISPVPSLFTFNIKDDRLREFGGLSFENAHLELSFPENKKLKWSGPLLITHWGLSGPAVLKLSAWGARLLFSSRYQAELTVNFLGSINTEEVLQRMRDYRTEFPKRTVIGHNFLPIVKRYWERTARRAGIDDDASWSHITREQMQQIADELTRAVFKVTGKGEFKEEFVTAGGVKLKEVDFRTMESRLCPGLYFAGEVLDIDGITGGYNFQSAWSTGWLAGKSIGIMQEYTKNDGASCGTENEDE; encoded by the coding sequence TTGAAAGACTCTTTCCCCAATATTGCCATCATTGGTGCAGGCGCCGCCGGCTATTTCGCGGCGATTACAGCCGCGGAAAGTTTTCGCCGTGCTCGTGTCGTCTTGATAGAATCGAGTCGTCAACCGCTTTACAAAGTTGGAATATCCGGAGGCGGTCGCTGCAATGTTACCAATAACAACTTCGAGATCGAACAGCTTCTCAAGGGCTATCCGCGCGGCAACAAAGAACTAATCGGGCCGTTTCACAAGTTCGCTACTCGTGACACCGTCAATTGGTTCGCCAATCGAGGTGTCAAATTGAAGGCCGAGCCGGATGGCCGGATGTTTCCGGTGACAGACAGCTCAGCCACTATAATCGAATGCCTTCAGAATGCTGCCACCGAGGTAGGTGTTAATCTGTGGTTGCATGCCCGGGTCGATTCGGTGAGTCCGCGTGGTGATTCCGGATTCTTGGTCGCAATCAAAGATGGCGAGACGCACGAATTCGAACGTGTGCTGATCGCTACTGGTTCAAGTCCGTCCGGTTACAAAATCGCTCAGTCGCTTGGACACACCATCATTTCGCCGGTTCCATCGTTGTTTACGTTCAATATTAAAGATGATCGCCTGCGCGAATTTGGCGGGTTGAGTTTCGAAAACGCACATCTTGAACTTTCATTTCCAGAGAACAAGAAACTCAAATGGAGCGGCCCGCTTTTGATTACCCATTGGGGTCTGAGTGGGCCGGCGGTTCTCAAACTTTCAGCGTGGGGAGCAAGACTGCTCTTTTCCAGCCGTTACCAGGCAGAGCTAACCGTCAACTTTCTCGGTAGCATCAATACCGAGGAAGTCCTTCAACGGATGCGGGATTACCGTACTGAATTTCCCAAGCGCACGGTCATCGGCCATAACTTCCTGCCGATAGTCAAGCGCTACTGGGAGCGCACAGCGCGGCGAGCCGGTATTGATGACGACGCGAGCTGGTCGCATATCACCCGCGAGCAAATGCAGCAGATAGCTGACGAGCTGACGCGCGCCGTCTTCAAAGTTACAGGCAAGGGCGAGTTCAAAGAGGAGTTTGTTACGGCAGGTGGTGTGAAATTGAAGGAAGTTGATTTTCGGACCATGGAAAGCCGACTTTGCCCCGGGCTCTATTTCGCCGGCGAAGTGCTCGATATTGACGGAATCACCGGTGGCTACAATTTTCAATCAGCTTGGAGCACCGGTTGGTTAGCAGGGAAGAGCATAGGGATAATGCAGGAATACACAAAGAACGATGGTGCAAGCTGCGGAACGGAGAACGAAGATGAGTGA
- a CDS encoding Rrf2 family transcriptional regulator, with translation MLYQQSTAYAIEALGYLATLAPSESIKARTLAQTLDIPEPFLAKVLSQLVRKRFVSSTKGPNGGFALAVDPGSVTLYRIMAATDSLAALEDECVMGLHSCTSAAPCAFHESWMKFKERVVEQAQSLTILDISKIVTAKLQLSNK, from the coding sequence GTGCTATATCAACAGTCAACGGCATATGCCATCGAAGCGCTTGGCTACTTGGCAACGCTTGCGCCGAGTGAATCAATCAAAGCCAGAACGCTGGCGCAAACCTTGGATATTCCTGAGCCATTCTTGGCAAAGGTTCTGAGCCAGTTAGTCCGAAAGCGTTTTGTTTCTTCCACCAAGGGCCCCAATGGCGGCTTTGCATTGGCAGTTGATCCGGGTTCTGTCACTCTCTACCGAATCATGGCAGCTACTGATAGTCTTGCTGCCCTTGAGGACGAATGTGTCATGGGACTGCACTCTTGTACTTCCGCAGCGCCTTGTGCTTTTCACGAAAGCTGGATGAAGTTCAAAGAGCGGGTCGTGGAGCAGGCTCAAAGTCTGACGATTCTCGATATCTCCAAAATCGTTACGGCAAAACTGCAGCTCAGCAACAAGTAG
- a CDS encoding response regulator: MLAASRNRKGELVSIVSEQLGASEKGRVLVVEANPCDLTHARIAMVGQGFTCIDTALSLRQAYDCTKHTEYQVVLVDSSLPDGDGFELLEWLDDKCEVIMLSGHSAQDRNVGTVAVYQMTSQAGKLMAV; encoded by the coding sequence ATGTTAGCTGCAAGCAGAAACCGTAAAGGCGAGTTGGTCTCGATTGTGTCCGAACAATTGGGTGCCTCTGAAAAGGGACGAGTTCTCGTTGTCGAGGCCAATCCCTGCGATTTGACACATGCCAGAATTGCGATGGTAGGGCAAGGATTCACCTGTATTGACACTGCCCTGTCGCTGAGACAAGCATACGACTGCACGAAACACACGGAGTACCAGGTTGTTTTGGTCGATTCTTCGCTTCCGGATGGTGATGGATTCGAGTTACTCGAGTGGTTGGACGATAAGTGCGAAGTCATCATGCTCTCGGGACACAGCGCGCAGGATCGCAATGTCGGCACTGTTGCCGTATATCAGATGACGTCGCAAGCTGGGAAGTTAATGGCAGTTTAG
- a CDS encoding ankyrin repeat domain-containing protein — MVKEFVRVSHSDFDAVQRMLKETPQLLHVSWDWGGGDFEAGIEAASHVGDRDIALFLMEQGARANLFTAAMLGHIDIVKGFLTSYPYMINSGGAHGLGLIHHAKKGGAEAAQVLAYLESLGNP; from the coding sequence TTGGTCAAGGAGTTTGTGCGTGTATCACACTCCGACTTTGACGCGGTTCAGCGAATGCTCAAGGAGACGCCGCAACTTCTGCACGTAAGTTGGGATTGGGGCGGTGGAGACTTTGAGGCCGGAATTGAAGCTGCTTCGCATGTAGGAGATCGAGATATTGCACTTTTCCTCATGGAGCAAGGGGCTCGAGCGAATTTGTTTACGGCAGCGATGCTTGGGCACATTGACATCGTTAAAGGATTCCTCACCAGCTATCCATACATGATAAACAGCGGCGGAGCGCACGGGTTAGGTCTGATTCACCACGCCAAGAAAGGCGGAGCAGAAGCAGCACAAGTCCTTGCATATCTGGAATCACTGGGAAATCCGTAG
- a CDS encoding ATP-binding cassette domain-containing protein, with the protein MIQFKDVSFGYGASAFALRDINLTISTGERVCLLGRNGSGKSTILKLAAGIVTPHTGDVKIAGVSTKDNKQFRNLRGQIGFIFQNPDDQILTASVQSELAFTLENLNVDRDEIARRIKEFAKRFHLDNLLTRHPTQLSAGEKQRLVLAATLISTPSVLILDEPTSYLDSDGQKLVNEAVFGSRDWSIMSATQNFAEVELYDRVVFVEGGEVIFDGTVSEFRSTTTFADISRIESSSSPRQHSHNKSAPAVELCNVSFKYPNSNKVTQNRNLSVHARTITVIMGSSGCGKTTIGLLIAGLLEPQGGEILLDGVPCSAQERLMRVGMIFQIPEFAFFAETVFEEIAFGLRNQGLAEDTIRDKVRVALELVGLGPDEFLDRNPFTLSAGEQRLVAIASIVVLDRQILIFDESTAGLDWYGRVRVQELIMRLLEAGKSIIVITHDKEFAEKISSTFVIIANGSE; encoded by the coding sequence ATGATTCAATTTAAAGATGTTAGTTTCGGATACGGAGCCAGTGCTTTTGCGCTCCGTGATATCAACCTCACTATCTCAACCGGCGAACGAGTGTGCCTGCTTGGCCGCAACGGCTCGGGCAAATCAACGATACTCAAACTTGCTGCCGGAATAGTGACGCCGCATACAGGCGACGTCAAAATTGCTGGTGTGTCCACTAAGGACAACAAGCAGTTTCGCAATCTCAGGGGGCAAATCGGTTTCATTTTTCAGAATCCCGATGACCAAATCTTGACCGCTTCAGTTCAATCGGAACTGGCGTTTACTCTCGAAAATCTCAATGTAGATCGAGACGAGATCGCGAGAAGAATTAAAGAATTTGCCAAGCGTTTCCATTTAGATAATCTTCTGACTCGTCACCCAACCCAGCTATCAGCGGGTGAAAAGCAAAGACTGGTGTTGGCTGCGACGCTGATTTCGACTCCGTCAGTACTGATTCTCGACGAACCAACAAGCTATCTCGATAGCGACGGTCAGAAACTTGTCAATGAGGCAGTTTTCGGCTCAAGAGATTGGAGCATTATGTCAGCAACTCAGAATTTTGCCGAAGTGGAACTGTACGACCGCGTTGTATTCGTTGAAGGCGGCGAAGTCATTTTCGACGGTACAGTGAGTGAGTTCCGCTCCACAACGACCTTTGCCGATATCTCACGAATTGAATCTTCAAGCAGCCCGAGACAGCACTCTCACAACAAGAGCGCTCCTGCCGTTGAATTGTGCAATGTTAGTTTCAAGTATCCAAATTCTAATAAGGTGACGCAAAATCGCAATTTGTCTGTTCATGCGCGAACAATAACAGTCATTATGGGGTCATCGGGTTGCGGCAAAACTACAATTGGTCTGCTGATCGCTGGCCTGCTCGAACCTCAAGGCGGCGAGATTCTACTTGATGGAGTCCCCTGCTCTGCACAAGAGCGTCTGATGCGAGTCGGAATGATTTTCCAGATCCCTGAATTTGCGTTTTTCGCCGAGACGGTATTTGAAGAAATCGCTTTCGGACTCCGGAATCAAGGTCTTGCAGAAGACACCATTCGAGACAAGGTCAGAGTTGCGTTGGAATTGGTCGGACTTGGTCCAGATGAGTTCCTCGACCGCAACCCGTTTACACTGTCCGCCGGGGAGCAGCGATTAGTCGCGATTGCATCGATTGTGGTTCTCGACCGACAAATTCTCATCTTTGATGAATCCACTGCCGGTCTGGATTGGTACGGCAGGGTGCGAGTGCAAGAGTTGATCATGCGACTGCTTGAAGCGGGCAAAAGCATTATTGTGATTACACATGACAAGGAATTCGCGGAGAAGATTTCGAGTACATTCGTCATCATCGCGAACGGCAGCGAATGA
- a CDS encoding MotA/TolQ/ExbB proton channel family protein: MPITKVLLIQGGLWELLSHMSFFGWLILGVLLVMSLMTWGIILNKWKVYKAAHADGARFHHTFRRRTSVKEAHAKCLLYKSSPMTRVFEEGYREWESLIAAKNGSERKPGEVVKLEPDEMEAIDRILEKESNEQIKILEKNVAFLATAANSAPFIGLLGTCYGIMNSFMNIGQQGSASLVVVAPGIAEALIATIVGLAVAIPAVMAYNWASTKLKFFADDLNNFSLEFLAALTKEQI, encoded by the coding sequence TTGCCAATCACGAAAGTTCTTCTGATACAAGGCGGACTATGGGAACTGCTTTCTCATATGTCATTTTTTGGCTGGTTGATATTGGGCGTATTGCTGGTAATGAGTTTGATGACCTGGGGGATCATTCTCAACAAGTGGAAAGTTTACAAAGCAGCACACGCCGACGGCGCGCGGTTTCATCATACTTTCCGGCGCAGAACCAGCGTCAAGGAAGCGCACGCCAAGTGTCTTCTATACAAGTCGTCGCCGATGACGCGTGTTTTTGAAGAAGGCTACCGCGAATGGGAGTCGTTGATTGCTGCCAAGAACGGCAGCGAGCGCAAGCCCGGAGAAGTGGTCAAGCTTGAGCCGGATGAAATGGAAGCTATCGACCGAATCCTCGAAAAGGAGTCCAACGAGCAAATCAAGATACTCGAGAAGAACGTCGCATTCCTTGCAACGGCAGCGAATTCGGCGCCATTTATCGGTCTGCTTGGGACATGCTACGGAATCATGAACTCCTTTATGAATATCGGCCAACAAGGGTCGGCATCATTGGTAGTAGTCGCGCCCGGTATCGCTGAAGCGTTGATCGCGACGATTGTCGGTTTGGCAGTCGCAATTCCAGCAGTTATGGCCTACAACTGGGCGAGTACGAAGTTGAAATTCTTTGCTGACGACTTGAACAACTTCTCGCTGGAATTCCTTGCTGCATTGACCAAGGAGCAGATTTAG
- a CDS encoding biopolymer transporter ExbD produces MAHKRRERSYTKMHDINVANLVDVVLVILIVFMISAPLMQSGINVDLPQTKVADATLSEGVVVTIDERGVYYIDDRVVEPAQFEERIKEAYASAEEKAVFLRADKSITHGNVILVMGFIKAAGIAEVGLVTKLPEGDLKPKPAKK; encoded by the coding sequence GTGGCTCACAAACGCCGGGAGCGCTCTTACACCAAGATGCACGACATCAACGTTGCAAATCTTGTGGACGTCGTGCTGGTGATCTTGATCGTCTTTATGATCAGCGCGCCTTTGATGCAGTCGGGGATTAATGTCGACTTGCCGCAGACAAAGGTTGCTGACGCTACCCTCTCTGAAGGCGTAGTTGTTACGATCGATGAACGCGGCGTATACTACATAGATGATCGTGTTGTCGAACCGGCGCAGTTTGAAGAACGGATCAAGGAAGCGTACGCGAGCGCCGAAGAAAAGGCAGTCTTTCTGCGCGCCGACAAGTCGATCACACATGGTAATGTCATTTTGGTGATGGGTTTCATCAAAGCGGCAGGAATCGCTGAGGTTGGACTGGTCACGAAATTGCCAGAAGGCGACCTCAAACCAAAACCAGCTAAGAAGTAA
- a CDS encoding TonB C-terminal domain-containing protein, translating to MLKKDLIISLVAHLVLIAAIAVINPISAMFRPKVEIIIVKTYEEMGGGAKRADPEPANIAPPKSGKTPDEVDDTPKIKPPEKKAAPVEKSKEKKKDPEKKKKEDIQKRTEEEESESKTESKDNTPKVNSDGGIEVNEKVGGTGAGTGTGAGSGNLPYNIGMVLKVIERNWRNVVTDVNPITCTVYFQIDRYGYVVGEPIIEKSSGMTAFDQGCVLAIKRAGQFPAFPASFDYQYIGLHLDFEYVPGM from the coding sequence ATGCTGAAGAAGGATCTGATCATATCGCTAGTCGCACATTTGGTGCTGATAGCTGCGATTGCCGTCATCAATCCGATTTCTGCGATGTTTCGTCCAAAGGTGGAGATCATCATAGTCAAGACCTATGAGGAAATGGGCGGTGGAGCCAAGCGTGCCGACCCGGAACCGGCAAATATTGCGCCGCCTAAATCCGGCAAGACACCGGATGAAGTCGACGACACGCCAAAGATAAAGCCACCGGAGAAGAAAGCTGCGCCGGTCGAAAAATCAAAAGAGAAGAAGAAAGATCCTGAGAAGAAGAAGAAGGAAGATATCCAAAAGCGGACTGAGGAAGAAGAGTCAGAATCGAAGACCGAAAGCAAGGACAACACTCCTAAGGTCAACAGTGACGGTGGTATTGAAGTAAATGAGAAGGTCGGCGGCACCGGAGCCGGAACCGGGACAGGTGCTGGCAGCGGGAATCTGCCCTACAATATCGGAATGGTATTGAAGGTCATTGAGCGCAATTGGCGCAATGTCGTAACCGATGTCAACCCGATTACATGCACAGTGTATTTTCAGATTGACCGATATGGATATGTCGTTGGCGAGCCAATTATCGAAAAATCATCAGGGATGACAGCATTTGATCAAGGCTGTGTCTTGGCAATAAAACGCGCTGGGCAATTCCCGGCATTTCCAGCGAGTTTCGACTATCAGTACATCGGACTGCATCTTGATTTTGAGTACGTACCGGGAATGTAA
- the tolB gene encoding Tol-Pal system beta propeller repeat protein TolB, with amino-acid sequence MSNRTWTRSFAYFTTTVILLAVVGFANAQTLDLAQKIRTGTWKPYKVAIGDFKVVGQLSLATDSLAKAMQRIVTDDLDFHIFFDTIPKSQFYLDVWEIKDITPDVWQRMGADFLIEGDVELVGGDVKVLYRIHELSPRIQELTSEKLSTTVANHRRLAHMVSDAAVEHIAAEKGFFTTRIAYVSAETGHKELYLCDYDGANPIQITADKTLNLSPAWDRKEEKLLFTTYRTGRMEVWERDIRTGKSQPISTYPGSNNAAEVSPDNKEIVITLSKDGNSELYVVDRKGKVKRRLTQLPSIEVSGTWSPTGREIAFSSDRAGQPQIFVMDSEGFGVTRLTYDGKYNDSPRFSPKGDVMVFVSRGDDGRFRVCTIDVTGQNFQKLDQTGSNENPHWSPDGWHLVYCKYQGKKSDLYIMDRFSQKIKKITSDGQSSNPAWQPYIP; translated from the coding sequence TTGAGTAATCGCACATGGACGCGCAGTTTCGCCTATTTCACTACAACCGTAATTCTATTGGCAGTCGTTGGGTTTGCGAACGCACAGACTCTCGATCTGGCACAGAAAATCCGCACCGGTACTTGGAAACCATACAAAGTCGCAATTGGCGATTTCAAAGTCGTCGGACAACTCTCATTGGCAACCGATTCGCTCGCGAAGGCGATGCAGAGAATTGTCACAGACGATTTGGACTTCCACATCTTCTTCGACACAATCCCCAAGAGCCAATTCTATCTTGATGTTTGGGAGATAAAGGATATCACTCCGGATGTTTGGCAGAGAATGGGCGCCGATTTCTTGATCGAGGGTGACGTGGAGTTGGTTGGCGGTGACGTCAAGGTATTGTATCGCATCCATGAACTCAGTCCGCGAATCCAAGAGTTAACGTCGGAGAAGTTATCAACAACGGTTGCGAACCATCGTCGATTAGCGCATATGGTTTCTGACGCGGCGGTTGAGCACATTGCCGCCGAAAAAGGATTTTTCACGACAAGGATAGCCTATGTATCCGCCGAAACCGGACACAAAGAACTGTATCTCTGCGACTATGACGGCGCCAACCCGATTCAGATAACAGCCGATAAAACACTCAACCTTTCACCCGCCTGGGATCGCAAAGAAGAGAAACTGCTATTTACGACCTACCGAACCGGACGTATGGAAGTCTGGGAACGTGATATTCGCACCGGCAAGTCACAACCGATCTCGACCTATCCGGGGTCGAATAACGCAGCCGAGGTTTCGCCGGATAATAAGGAAATCGTCATTACGCTGTCAAAGGATGGCAACTCCGAGCTTTATGTGGTGGATCGCAAGGGCAAAGTTAAGCGTCGCCTAACCCAATTGCCGTCTATCGAGGTATCCGGCACCTGGTCGCCAACTGGACGGGAAATCGCATTTTCCTCGGACCGGGCCGGTCAACCGCAGATATTTGTCATGGATTCTGAAGGATTTGGGGTAACGAGACTTACCTACGATGGCAAGTACAACGACTCTCCAAGATTCTCGCCTAAGGGCGATGTTATGGTGTTCGTCTCGCGCGGGGATGACGGCAGATTCCGGGTCTGCACGATAGACGTGACAGGACAGAACTTCCAGAAGCTCGACCAAACTGGCTCTAATGAAAACCCTCATTGGTCACCGGACGGCTGGCATTTGGTCTACTGCAAATATCAAGGCAAAAAAAGTGACCTTTACATTATGGACAGGTTCAGCCAAAAGATTAAGAAGATCACAAGTGATGGTCAGTCATCGAATCCGGCCTGGCAGCCGTATATTCCATAG
- the pal gene encoding peptidoglycan-associated lipoprotein Pal, giving the protein MKKYLVVLTLLTFAILVSGCGKKPAVESEMGNDGTGSTGSTDTGNPGNTDRGEEVNPETPLDFVTIYFDFDEYNLRDDARSGLKNNYEVMKERNDARIQIEGHCDERGTVEYNLALGEKRARSAMDYLVSLGISRDRISIISYGKERPAAFGSNEDAWAKNRRAEFVTK; this is encoded by the coding sequence ATGAAAAAATATCTCGTTGTCTTGACTTTGCTTACGTTTGCGATTCTGGTTTCCGGCTGCGGCAAGAAGCCTGCAGTGGAATCAGAGATGGGTAACGACGGTACCGGATCCACAGGAAGCACGGACACCGGGAATCCGGGAAACACCGATCGCGGTGAAGAGGTGAATCCCGAAACCCCACTTGACTTCGTAACGATATATTTCGATTTCGACGAGTACAATCTTCGTGATGACGCCAGATCGGGATTGAAGAACAACTACGAAGTTATGAAAGAGAGAAACGACGCTCGCATCCAGATCGAAGGCCACTGCGATGAACGCGGCACGGTTGAATACAATCTTGCACTGGGCGAAAAGCGCGCACGTTCCGCGATGGACTATCTGGTCAGCCTCGGAATTTCGAGAGATCGCATTTCGATCATCAGCTACGGCAAGGAACGTCCGGCGGCGTTTGGTTCAAACGAAGACGCTTGGGCGAAGAATCGAAGAGCCGAGTTTGTAACAAAGTAA